From Cydia splendana chromosome 4, ilCydSple1.2, whole genome shotgun sequence, one genomic window encodes:
- the LOC134789976 gene encoding G2/mitotic-specific cyclin-B2 yields the protein MEIQVRRQQRLVNLHDQENANVFKGKSNAILPIKRQGLSARGALGDLNTNAQAQRDIAIGKVAVATAEYEKKATLNRATIKSNYSHVRSKIDTGLAAAKPIIQPSSRPPLRREESTAGLAAKAIARTKAVLKETQQNKTNDENILKPRKQSQDSKKPSRLSAVKEDSKPVLKEPTESLGKLKLAETVNKDSQLEKEHPPLPSDVEDIDAGDNNSPLLMSCYIKDIYHYLTELELKYAIEPDHLRKQSVITGKMRATLIDWLVEVQRQFSLVLETFHLTVGIIDRYLQAVPNVQRNQLQLVGVTAMFLASKYEEIYAPEVGDFVYVTDNAYSKADVFQCERDIMAKLGFCLARPIPLSFLRRFVKAAHGTSKNHHLAKYFVDLSLVEYSMAHYRPSELAAAALCLSLYLLSRKTLEEVWTPTMTYYSEYTLEHLDPIIRKIAKIVVNVKNSKYKSVYNRYLDPKLAKVSALPELKEEALQELAKIPSTTYL from the exons ATGGAGATCCAAGTGAGGAGGCAGCAACGATTG GTCAATCTTCATGATCAAGAAAACGCGAATGTATTTAAAGGAAAAAGCAATGCGATTCTCCCTATCAAAAGACAGGGGTTGAGTGCTCGCGGAGCCTTGGGTGATTTGAACACCAACGCACAAGCTCAGCGGGACATTGCAATCGGGAAAGTGGCAGTAGCCACCGCAGAATATGAGAAGAAGGCTACTTTAAATCGGGCCACAATTAAAAG CAACTATAGCCATGTGCGTTCCAAGATTGACACAGGCTTGGCGGCCGCCAAGCCAATCATTCAGCCCTCTTCAAGGCCACCATTGAGACGAGAAGAAAGCACAGCCGGGCTCGCTGCTAAAGCAATAGCCAGAACTAAG GCGGTCCTCAAGGAGACTCAACAAAATAAGACCAATGATGAAAACATATTGAAGCCAAGAAAACAGAGTCAGGACTCTAAGAAGCCGTCAAGATTATCAGCTGTAAAAGAAGATTCTAAACCAGTATTAAAAGAGCCCACAGAATCATTGGGAAAACTGAAGTTAGCTGAGACTGTAAATAAGGACTCGCAACTTGAAAAGGAGCATCCTCCGTTGCCCTCTGATGTGGAAGATATTGATGCCGGTGACAATAATAGTCCTTTGCTTATGTCATGCTATATTAAGGACATTTACCATTACTTGACTGAGCTGGAGCTGAAGTATGCTATTGAGCCTGATCATTTGAGAAAACAG TCTGTGATCACGGGAAAGATGAGGGCCACACTCATTGACTGGCTGGTGGAGGTGCAGCGCCAGTTCTCCCTAGTTTTGGAAACATTCCATCTAACTGTTGGAATTATTGATAGATATTTGcag GCGGTACCAAACGTCCAACGCAACCAGCTGCAGCTAGTCGGCGTCACAGCGATGTTCCTGGCGTCCAAATATGAGGAGATCTACGCTCCGGAGGTGGGCGACTTCGTGTACGTGACCGACAACGCGTACAGCAAGGCCGACGTGTTCCAGTGCGAGAGGGACATTATGGCCAAGCTGGGCTTCTGTCTCGCTCGGCCCATACCGCTCAGCTTCCTTAGAAG GTTTGTCAAAGCTGCTCACGGGACATCAAAGAACCATCATTTAGCGAAGTATTTTGTTGACCTCAGCCTGGTAGAATACAGCATGGCACACTACCGCCCTTCAGAACTGGCCGCCGCCGCTCTATGCCTTTCCCTCTACTTGCTGTCTAGAAAGACCCTTGAAGAAGTTTGGACTCCCACGATGACCTACTACTCAGAGTATACTCTGGAACACCTCGATCCTATTATTCGGAAAATCGCAAAAATCGTCGTCAATGTGAAGAATTCCAAGTACAAGTCTGTATACAACAGATACTTGGACCCTAAACTAGCTAAGGTATCGGCGCTCCCGGAACTGAAGGAAGAAGCCCTTCAAGAACTAGCCAAGATACCATCGACGACCTACCTATAG